CCGCGTGAACACCGGAGCGCCCGTGCGTACCCGCGGCTACTACGCGCCCAGGGACGGCGGCGGGGCCATCTACGACCCCATCCCCGGCGACACCACCAGCACGGACGACGGCCTGGGCCTGATCGTTGCCGCAGACGGCACCCGCTATCAGTTGCGGGACGCGGTGACGGCCCGCCGCGCCGGGGCAAAGGGTGATCTGCTGACGGATGACACGGCGGCGTTCCTGCGCCTGAGCCGCTACCGGCAGGTAACCATCGAGGCGGGGCGCTACCGGATCACGCAACCCATCCCGGTTGGGTACTATGGAGGTGTCACGCTGGCGGGCTGCGTGTGGATGGGGGAATCCCGCGCCAGCACCACCATCATCGGAGATTTCGGGGCGGGACAGGCAGGCCGCGCCGTGCTGGAAGTGGGCGACGGCGCGAGCATTCACAACTTCGGGCACCGCCTGTTGGACTTCCTGATCCGGCACGGGGCGAACACCCCGTCCAACTGCTGGGGTGTGCGCATCTACAACGCCTACGGCGGCAGTATCGCCCGCGTGGATATCCGCGCCCGCAACTGCCTCAATCTGGCGCGTCCGGGTGGGCAAGGGTTCACGTTCCTGAACTACCTTGTGGATGACTGCCTGCTGTACGCGAAGTACACAACCAACCTCACGACGGGCGATGAAATCTCACTCGGGCCGAGTGACAACGGCGTCAGTGTCGCCAATACGCCATACCTCGCGGGCATCCCTGGGCACCGCTGGGATGACGTGACGTTCCGCTACACCCGGCACAACGCCCTAGTGGATCTGGCCGGGAGCATGGTCACGTTCGAGTCCCCGCAGTTCTACAACGAGAAGAAAACCACCTGGACATTCGCCCAGGCCGGGTATACCCTCAGCGACCCGTCCACCATCTCCGTGTACTTCCGGGACGGATCCCTGGTGATGCGCTCCCCGAACTTCGAGGTCTACCAGACGGGCCTCGCCATCGGAACCTACAATCGCAAGGTGGAGAGCGTGCTGGTGGAGGATGCCCTGTTCAACGGCATTGTATACAGCAACGCCGAGGAGATGGCCGCGAACGCCGTGGTGCTGTACACCGGCGGGGTCGGCACCACCCGGAACGTGAACATCGTCCGCCCACGCTTCCTGCAGAACCGCACGGACGTGACCCTGGACAACGGCGGCGTGAACACGAACGGCGACCCCTCCGTGGACGGCGTGAAGATCATCGACCCGGTGGTACTGAAGAGTGAGTTTGCCATCTACCACACGGGCCTCACGGTGTCCGGCTCGGCCATCATTGACACCGGGGATGACCGGCTGCGCAAGGAATTCCGGCCCTTCACGACGGGCGCACGCATCCGCATCGCGGGTGATCTGTACAGCGTGGTCGCGTACTCGGGCTCGACTGGCCTGATCCTTGACCGCGCCCTGACGGTCACGAACGAGCCTTACATGCGCGTGAATACCGTCCCGGTGCGGCGGGTCATCACGGGCAGCTTCCGGCCTGGGCAGGAAATGGTGGAGTACACCGCCGACCTGAGCACCCAGCTCGAGAACTTCCTTCAGGGGGATCGGATCATCAACCCCACGCCCACCTCCGGTGGCGTGTACGCCAGCGTGGTCACGCGGGGCGGGCGCTACCATGGCAGCACCGGCAACCTCACGAGCGGCAGTCAGACCGTGACGAGCGTGACGCGGATCGAGACGTGGACGGCAGGGGACACCATTCTGGGGCCAGGGATTCCCGGCACTGCCGTGGTCAACAGCGTAAACACGATGGCGGGCACCCTGAACATCTTCCCCGCCCCAACGTCCAGCGTGACGGGCGCCATGCTGTTTGATGCGCTGCCACAGGCCATCGGGGCGATTCCCGTTGATCCGACCATTGTTCCCGCCGCTGCCCCCATGACACCAGCCGCGCCTACCCTAGCGTACAGCGGCACGGGCGTGAGCGGCACGCTGGTCACGAACCTGACGGAGGTGACGGACAGCGACCCGGCCCGCCCGCGCTACCACATCAACGCGACGTGGACGCCGGGCAGCAGCACGGCGACGTACACACGCTTCCGGCTGAGCGGGCCGACGAGTCCGGCGGGCGGGAAGGTCACGAGTATCAGCGTAGCGGCCATCAAGGCATCGGCGGCGCCGCGCACGGTGGCATTCAACGCGACAGGCGCCCCGGACATGTACATCTACATCGCCAACCCTGCCGGGGTGCTGACGGCCCTGACGCTGGATATCTACGTCGGGTACAAGTTCTGAGCCGGTATGGTGAGGTATGACCGTCCTCTCGGCCGGGGCTCCCCGCCCCCTCTCCCTGCCTGCCGTGCTCATGACGGCGCAGGCCGCTTGGCTGGCCGCCCTCCTGATCCCCCTGATGACGCACACGCCGGACTGGACGCTGCCGCTCGACACCGTGAGCCTGCTGGCGCTCGGGAACGCCGCGCTGGGCATAGGCGTGACAGCGGCCGTGACGCGTACCATCTGGGATGCGCGCATGCTGCTGTACATCTCCCTGACTATGTTCAATGTGGGCGCCCTTATCGCGCACGTGTTCGACCCAGCCGCGCCCATCGTCATCCGGTACTTCACGGACGTGCAGCTCGCGCACGCGGGGTACTACCTGACGGTCTGCCTCGCCGCGTGGACGCTCGCCACAGTGCTCACGGCCATCCTGATCCCCAGAACGGACGCCACCGCGACACCCACGCAGCTCCAGCGGTTGCGGACGGTGGGTATGCTGTTCCTGCTGGCGGGCACCGTGCCCGCCCTGCTGGAACTCATGGAGGCCGTACAGATCGTCCGGTCTGGCGGGTACATGGCGCTGTACCAGCAGGATGTGGTGGTGGGGGTGGGGAACTGGCGGGCCGTCCTGGCCGTGTTCTTCATTCCTGGCCTGCTGTTCCTGCTGGGGAGCGGTACGCTGACCGCGCGGGGGCGGCGGGGGGTGCTGCTCACCATCCTGCTGTACGTGGGCGTGCGGATCGCGCTGGGGCACCGGAGCGGCGCGCTGATGCCCCTGATCGCCACGTGGTTCCTGTGGCACCGGCTGGTGCGGCCCATCCCGGCGAGACTGACCGTCACGGTCGGCCTGCTGATCTTCATGGTGCTGCTGCCTGCCGTGGCCATCCTGCGGAACACGGCAGGCATCGTGGATCTCAGTCCGGACGCTGTGATCACCACCGTGACGGGCCTGCAATCCCCGCTGCTCAGCACGCTGTTTGAGACGGGCGCCAACATCATGCCGACCGCGTACACGATGGACTACATTCCTGGCGCGAGGACGTTCGGGTATGGCCTGAGCTACCTGACCTCCCTGTGGACGGCGCTGCCCAGCATCGGCGGCCTTAACCCTGGACTGGCGGGGGATGGGCCGTATGCCGTGTGGCTGGTGCGGGCGGTCGATCCTGGCGTGGCGAGCCTCGGTGGTGGCTACGGCTTTTCCCCGATGGCCGAGGCGTACGCGAACTTCGGCCTGGTGGGCGGCGTGATCGGGTTCCTGGCAGTCGGCCTGCTGGTGCAGGGCCTCCTGACGCGGTTCAGCCGCCCCACCAATGCGCTGCACGTCGTGCTGATGGCGGTCACGCTGAGCTTCCTGCTGCTGTGGGCGCGGGGCGAGAGCGTGTCCTACGTACGGCCCATCGTGTGGTTCGTGCTGCTGCCCGCGTTGTACGTCATGTACCGGCGCCGTGACCGCCTGACCTGATCGTCACCTAACCCCGCTGCCCCGCCTGAGTGCGGGGCTTTGTCATGCCCTGGAGGTCATTCACGATGCCCAACCCGACCGATTCACAGATAAAGCTGACGGCACTGCTCGCGCAGCTGTTCAACCTGCGGGGCACCGTCCCAGATTTATTGATGACGACGTAAGTCTGGGCTGATAGGCTGGAGGCGTGGCCGAATGGCATCCTTCCAAGTATTCCCGAGCCCAGCTGGAAGAACGTCGGCTGGCGGCGACGCCATGGCTTCAAGGGGGCCAGCATGTACAGCAGGAGATTGCCCAACACTTCGGGTGTCTGTGCACACGGTCAGGAACTGGAAGAAACGCCTGAAGCGCACCGGCAGTCTTCAGGCGACGGTGACCAGCGGACGCCCCTCCCGACTCACTGCCACTCAGCGTGAACAGGTTCGCACCCTCCTGCGGGAGGGTGCTCTGCAGCACGGCTTCCCCGACCAGACGTGGAGCACAAAGCGGGTCACAGACGTGATCGGGCGGCAGTTCGACGTGTGGTACCACCATGATCACGTCCGGAGACTGCTTCGGCAGTTGGGCTTCACGCCCCAGATGCCGGATGGGCATGCAGCTGAGCGCAATGAACTCCGGATCGCGTCCTGGCGGGAACAGGTCGCGCCGGAGCTGGGAAAAAAAGGTCGCTGAGGGCGCGACGCTCGTCTACGTGGCTGAGGTCGGCTTCTCCCTGAAGGGCGTTCGCCGACGAACCTGGTCGACCAGGGGCGTGACGCCCCTGGTCACGCTCCCAGCCAACTGGGAAAAGCTCTCGACCATTGGGGCGATCACGTCAGGTGGCAACTTCTTCCAGCAGACGAAGTCAGGGGCAATCCGCAGTGGGGATGTGATCCGGTTTCTCCAGCATCTCCTGCGTCATGTCCAGGGAGAGCTCGTCGTGGTGCTCGACAATGCCGGAATTCACCGGGCCAAAGCGGTACAGGCGTTCGTGGAGACCCACGAACGCCTGTCGGTGGTGTATCTGCCGCCCTATGCGCCAGAGCTCAACCCGATTGAGCTCGTGTGGGCGTACGTGAAACGGAATGTGCTGGGGAACTTCTGCGCCCGTTCCCTGTCGATGCCGAAGGAAAAACTCGTGGGGGCGTGGCAGCGCGTCAGGAACCTTCAGCTGCCCCGCCGATTGATGGACTCTAACTTATGCCGGAATCAATAAGGCTTGCCGATTTTGTTTGTGTGACGCTGGAGTTCTGGTGGGGATACCGCACATTTGAGGCCGTTGAGGTCTTTACAACCGGCAGCATAGCCAAACGCCACCGGCCGACTTGACATCCCACGAGTTCGGGCGCGAAGCTCAAGTAACCCGACCGAACATCCGAACAAGCGATCCAGTATCCACGTTGATACCCAGCAATTCGTTTTCTTGTGGACTTTGCACGCAAGGAGATCATGAAGCAGAGCAGCGTATGTGGTTGGCGTCGCCCGTCAGGCCTTCTAGTAGGCTGCCTGCTGCTGAGTACGGCAGCCAGCATCTCTGTGGTTCACGGCAACACCGATCTGAATAGCATTGCTGCCGCCTCGAGTCTGCCCTGCCTGACGTTCCAGGGGACAGGCGGTTCGCTCCCGACAGGT
The DNA window shown above is from Deinococcus sp. KSM4-11 and carries:
- the wzy gene encoding O-antigen polysaccharide polymerase Wzy is translated as MTVLSAGAPRPLSLPAVLMTAQAAWLAALLIPLMTHTPDWTLPLDTVSLLALGNAALGIGVTAAVTRTIWDARMLLYISLTMFNVGALIAHVFDPAAPIVIRYFTDVQLAHAGYYLTVCLAAWTLATVLTAILIPRTDATATPTQLQRLRTVGMLFLLAGTVPALLELMEAVQIVRSGGYMALYQQDVVVGVGNWRAVLAVFFIPGLLFLLGSGTLTARGRRGVLLTILLYVGVRIALGHRSGALMPLIATWFLWHRLVRPIPARLTVTVGLLIFMVLLPAVAILRNTAGIVDLSPDAVITTVTGLQSPLLSTLFETGANIMPTAYTMDYIPGARTFGYGLSYLTSLWTALPSIGGLNPGLAGDGPYAVWLVRAVDPGVASLGGGYGFSPMAEAYANFGLVGGVIGFLAVGLLVQGLLTRFSRPTNALHVVLMAVTLSFLLLWARGESVSYVRPIVWFVLLPALYVMYRRRDRLT